From Pongo pygmaeus isolate AG05252 chromosome 1, NHGRI_mPonPyg2-v2.0_pri, whole genome shotgun sequence, one genomic window encodes:
- the LOC129016272 gene encoding non-histone chromosomal protein HMG-14-like, which translates to MPKRKVSSAEGAAKEEPNRRSGRLSAKPPATVEAKPKKAAAKDKSSDKKVQTKGKRGAKGKQAEVSNQETKDLPAENGETKTEESPASDEAGEKEAKSD; encoded by the coding sequence ATGCCCAAGAGGAAGGTCAGCTCCGCCGAAGGGGCCGCCAAGGAAGAGCCCAACAGGAGATCGGGGCGGTTGTCAGCTAAGCCTCCTGCAACAGTGGAAGCGAAGCCGAAAAAGGCAGCAGCGAAGGATAAATCTTCCGACAAAAAAGTGCAAACAAAAGGGAAAAGGGGAGCAAAGGGAAAACAGGCCGAAGTGTCTAACCAAGAAACTAAAGATTTACCTGCAGAAAATGGGGAAACGAAAACTGAGGAGAGTCCAGCCTCTGAtgaagcaggagagaaagaagccaaGTCTGATTAA